A stretch of Amycolatopsis balhimycina FH 1894 DNA encodes these proteins:
- a CDS encoding sensor histidine kinase has translation MSSSPQAEPKRVRRPWSLRRRLIVQLAALLALVCLVVGVVTEFALSEFLVGQQDKRLAAASDRASHIGERPPPWTYHETPPPPDALRVLGQGDGTLAVVTSGSKASAAVIDSAAAGASKRRPPFKSVPQDQALRLLALPSDGKQRSIDLGGNLGEYRVVSTTSSTGEKTVIGLPLKDVNETLWQLGFILGGVALAGILVAGAVGAATIRRTMQPLDRLAATATRVSELPLDRGEVALSERVPEADTDPGTEVGKVGSALNRMLQHVANALSARHASENRVRQFVADASHELRTPLAAIRGYAELTRRSGEQVPPDIAFAMSRVESESRRMTTLVEDLLLLARLDSGRPVVHEWVDLSRLVADAVADAHVAGPDHKWLLDVPGEPLGVLGDAGQLHQVVINVLANARTHTPPGTTVTTTLSTSDGIVRLRVADDGPGIPPEILPNIFERFARGDNSRSRAAGSTGLGLAIVAAVAGAHGGRVGVQSRPGRTEFEISFPEAPAPRGAQSP, from the coding sequence ATGTCCTCAAGCCCGCAGGCTGAACCGAAGCGCGTCCGCCGGCCGTGGTCGCTGCGGCGGCGGCTGATCGTCCAGCTCGCCGCCCTGCTCGCGCTGGTGTGCCTGGTCGTCGGCGTGGTCACGGAGTTCGCGCTTTCCGAGTTCCTCGTCGGCCAGCAGGACAAGCGGCTCGCCGCGGCGAGCGACCGTGCCTCGCACATCGGGGAACGGCCGCCGCCCTGGACCTACCACGAGACGCCCCCGCCGCCGGACGCGCTGCGCGTGCTCGGCCAAGGCGACGGCACGCTCGCGGTCGTCACGTCCGGCTCGAAGGCCTCGGCCGCGGTGATCGACTCCGCAGCGGCCGGGGCGTCGAAGCGCAGGCCGCCGTTCAAGAGCGTTCCGCAGGACCAGGCCCTGCGCCTGCTGGCGCTGCCGTCCGACGGCAAGCAGCGCAGCATCGACCTGGGCGGCAACCTCGGCGAGTACCGCGTCGTCTCGACGACGTCGTCCACCGGTGAGAAGACGGTCATCGGCCTCCCGCTGAAGGACGTCAACGAGACGCTCTGGCAGCTCGGGTTCATCCTCGGCGGCGTCGCGCTCGCCGGGATCCTGGTGGCGGGCGCGGTCGGCGCGGCGACGATCCGCCGCACGATGCAGCCGCTCGACCGGCTGGCCGCGACCGCGACGCGCGTGTCGGAGCTGCCGCTGGACCGCGGCGAGGTGGCGCTGTCCGAACGCGTCCCGGAGGCGGACACCGACCCCGGCACCGAAGTCGGCAAGGTCGGCTCGGCGCTGAACCGGATGCTGCAGCACGTCGCGAACGCGCTCAGCGCCCGGCACGCGAGCGAAAACCGGGTCCGCCAGTTCGTCGCGGACGCGAGCCACGAGCTGCGGACGCCGCTGGCGGCGATCCGCGGCTACGCCGAGCTCACCCGCCGCAGCGGCGAGCAGGTGCCGCCGGACATCGCCTTCGCGATGAGCCGCGTCGAGTCCGAGTCGCGCCGGATGACGACGCTGGTGGAGGACCTGCTGCTGCTCGCCCGCCTCGATTCCGGACGGCCGGTGGTGCACGAGTGGGTGGACCTGAGCCGGCTGGTGGCCGACGCGGTCGCGGACGCGCACGTCGCGGGCCCGGACCACAAGTGGCTGCTGGACGTCCCGGGCGAGCCGCTCGGCGTCCTCGGCGACGCGGGCCAGCTGCACCAGGTGGTGATCAACGTGCTGGCCAACGCGCGCACGCACACGCCGCCGGGCACGACGGTGACGACCACACTGTCCACTTCGGACGGAATTGTCCGGCTCCGGGTGGCCGACGACGGCCCGGGCATCCCACCCGAGATCCTCCCGAACATCTTCGAGCGCTTCGCCCGCGGCGACAACTCGCGTTCGCGCGCGGCGGGGAGCACCGGCCTCGGACTGGCGATCGTGGCCGCGGTGGCCGGAGCGCACGGTGGCCGCGTCGGCGTCCAGAGCCGTCCGGGCCGCACGGAGTTCGAGATCAGCTTCCCGGAGGCACCGGCTCCCAGAGGTGCCCAAAGTCCGTGA
- a CDS encoding response regulator encodes MIRVLLADDHAMFRSGMRALLDTQPDFTCVGEASDGREAVAETARLRPDVAVLDVRMPRLDGLAATEAILAAPGNDTRVLVLTTYDADEYVYRALRAGASGFLLKSLAPEELVAAMRVAARGDALIDPSVTRRLVAKFAAVLEPAAAEPPELARLTSREREVLLLLAGACSNAEIARKLHVGEETVKTHVSRVLSKLGLPDRVHAVVYAYRHKLVPGD; translated from the coding sequence ATGATCCGCGTCCTGCTGGCCGACGACCACGCGATGTTCCGGTCCGGGATGCGCGCGCTGCTGGACACCCAGCCCGACTTCACGTGCGTCGGCGAGGCGTCCGACGGCCGCGAAGCCGTCGCCGAGACCGCGCGCCTGCGTCCGGACGTCGCGGTCCTCGACGTCCGGATGCCCCGCCTCGACGGCCTCGCGGCGACCGAGGCCATCCTCGCCGCGCCGGGCAACGACACCCGCGTCCTCGTGCTCACGACCTACGACGCCGACGAGTACGTCTACCGGGCGCTGCGCGCGGGGGCGAGCGGGTTCCTGCTGAAGAGCCTGGCCCCGGAGGAACTGGTCGCGGCGATGCGGGTGGCGGCGCGCGGAGACGCGCTGATCGACCCGTCGGTGACGCGCCGGCTGGTGGCGAAGTTCGCGGCGGTCCTCGAACCGGCGGCCGCCGAACCCCCCGAGCTGGCCCGGCTGACGTCCCGCGAACGCGAGGTCCTGCTGCTCCTGGCGGGCGCGTGCAGCAACGCCGAGATCGCGCGGAAGCTGCACGTCGGCGAGGAGACCGTCAAGACGCACGTGTCGCGGGTGCTCTCGAAGCTCGGGCTGCCCGACCGCGTGCACGCCGTCGTTTACGCCTACCGCCACAAGCTCGTCCCGGGCGACTGA
- a CDS encoding ABC transporter substrate-binding protein, whose amino-acid sequence MISRPRPRLLTVLLTLLTLAGVTALSGCSDSSATGSGSKITIGFSAWPGWFPWQVAQEQGLFAKNGVNVDLKYFDNYTDSINALASGAIDANSQTLNDTLSSVSGGAKLSIVLVNDNSTGNDKIIARDGITSIADLKGKKVAVEQGAVDHYLLLLALQSAKMTEKDIQLVNLPTDAAAAAFKSGQVDAVAAFAPFTSTALERAGSRAISSSAEFPGAIPDHLVTSQKLVKDHPKDVQALVNTWFETLTWIKNNKDAAVKIMAKRGGVSEADYKSYDAGTTIFTRQQNIDAFTPGVTPQHLDFQANKIIDFITGNGLAQQRPSLDGLFDDQFVKAAPQ is encoded by the coding sequence GTGATTTCCCGTCCTCGCCCCCGTCTGCTGACGGTGCTCCTGACCCTGCTCACCCTCGCCGGGGTCACCGCGCTCTCCGGGTGCAGTGACAGTTCCGCGACGGGCAGCGGCAGCAAGATCACCATCGGGTTCAGCGCCTGGCCGGGCTGGTTCCCCTGGCAGGTGGCGCAGGAACAGGGTCTCTTCGCCAAGAACGGCGTCAACGTCGACCTCAAGTACTTCGACAACTACACCGACAGCATCAACGCGCTGGCCAGCGGCGCCATCGACGCCAACAGCCAGACCCTCAACGACACGCTGTCGTCGGTCTCCGGCGGCGCCAAGCTGTCGATCGTGCTGGTGAACGACAACTCCACCGGCAACGACAAGATCATCGCGCGGGACGGGATCACCAGCATCGCCGACCTCAAGGGCAAGAAGGTCGCTGTCGAGCAGGGTGCGGTCGACCACTACCTGCTGCTGCTGGCGCTGCAGTCGGCGAAGATGACCGAAAAGGACATCCAGCTCGTCAACCTCCCGACCGATGCCGCGGCCGCGGCGTTCAAGAGCGGCCAGGTCGACGCGGTCGCCGCGTTCGCGCCGTTCACCTCCACGGCGCTGGAGCGCGCGGGCAGCCGCGCGATCTCCTCGTCGGCCGAGTTCCCCGGCGCCATCCCGGACCACCTCGTCACGTCGCAGAAGCTGGTCAAGGACCACCCGAAGGACGTCCAGGCGCTGGTGAACACCTGGTTCGAGACGCTGACCTGGATCAAGAACAACAAGGACGCGGCCGTGAAGATCATGGCCAAGCGCGGTGGCGTGTCCGAAGCGGACTACAAGTCCTACGACGCCGGCACCACGATCTTCACGCGGCAGCAGAACATCGACGCGTTCACCCCGGGTGTCACCCCGCAGCACCTCGACTTCCAGGCGAACAAGATCATCGACTTCATCACCGGCAACGGGCTCGCCCAGCAGCGGCCGTCGCTCGACGGGTTGTTCGACGACCAGTTCGTGAAGGCCGCGCCGCAGTGA
- a CDS encoding TetR/AcrR family transcriptional regulator has translation MTATRTARERARAELTQEIKDEARRQLAEVGAHGLSLRAVARELGMVSSALYRYFPSRDRLLTELIVDAYNAIGEAAEKADPGRGAPRDRWLAIWQGTRDWARARPHEYALIYGSPIPGYAAPQETVVPAARVALALVKVLTHTELRGIDGEVPPELRAQAEALTKVLGIIAGPETVARLLMAWTQLFGAISFDLFGQYVGSVDPADAFFAHSARRMAEFVGL, from the coding sequence ATGACCGCCACCCGCACAGCACGTGAACGTGCCCGCGCCGAACTGACCCAGGAGATCAAGGACGAGGCCCGCCGCCAGCTCGCCGAGGTCGGCGCGCACGGGCTGTCGCTGCGCGCGGTGGCCCGGGAGCTGGGCATGGTGTCGTCCGCGCTGTACCGGTACTTCCCGAGCCGCGACCGGCTGCTGACCGAGCTGATCGTCGACGCCTACAACGCGATCGGCGAGGCGGCGGAGAAGGCGGACCCGGGTCGGGGCGCGCCCCGCGATCGGTGGCTGGCGATCTGGCAGGGAACTCGCGACTGGGCCCGCGCGCGCCCCCACGAGTACGCGCTGATCTACGGCTCGCCGATCCCCGGGTACGCGGCGCCGCAGGAGACGGTCGTGCCGGCCGCCCGCGTCGCGCTCGCCCTGGTCAAGGTGCTCACCCACACCGAGCTGCGCGGGATCGACGGCGAAGTCCCGCCTGAGCTGCGTGCCCAGGCCGAGGCACTCACGAAGGTCCTCGGGATCATCGCCGGCCCCGAAACCGTGGCCCGGCTGCTCATGGCGTGGACCCAGCTGTTCGGCGCGATCAGCTTCGACCTGTTCGGCCAGTACGTCGGCAGCGTCGACCCGGCCGACGCGTTCTTCGCCCACTCGGCGAGGCGGATGGCGGAGTTCGTCGGGCTCTAG
- a CDS encoding response regulator transcription factor, whose amino-acid sequence MTAMNATSPGPGKADLRRADGSPVRVLVVDDEATLAELVSMALRMEGWEVRSAGDGTEAVRIARDFRPDAVVLDVMLPDFSGLEVLRRMRSEAPNLPVLFLTAKDAVEDRIAGLTAGGDDYVTKPFSLEEVALRLRALLRRAGGVTGVSGSTLVVGDLTLDEDSREVHRGGDLVPLTATEFELLRYLMRNPKRVLSKAQILDRVWSYDFGGQANIVELYISYLRKKIDADREPMIHTMRGAGYVLKPAG is encoded by the coding sequence ATGACCGCTATGAACGCCACGTCACCAGGCCCCGGCAAGGCCGACCTGCGCCGCGCCGACGGGAGCCCCGTGCGGGTCCTCGTCGTCGACGACGAGGCGACGCTGGCCGAGCTCGTGTCGATGGCCCTGCGGATGGAGGGCTGGGAGGTGCGCAGCGCGGGCGACGGCACGGAGGCCGTCCGGATCGCGCGCGACTTCCGCCCCGACGCCGTCGTCCTCGACGTCATGCTCCCCGACTTCAGCGGCCTGGAGGTGCTGCGCCGGATGCGGTCCGAGGCGCCGAACCTGCCGGTGCTGTTCCTGACGGCGAAGGACGCGGTCGAGGACCGCATCGCCGGGCTCACCGCGGGTGGCGACGACTACGTCACCAAGCCGTTCAGCCTCGAAGAGGTGGCGCTGCGCCTGCGCGCGCTGCTGCGCCGGGCCGGCGGAGTGACCGGGGTGAGCGGGTCGACGCTGGTCGTCGGCGACCTCACCCTGGACGAGGACAGCCGCGAGGTGCACCGCGGCGGCGACCTGGTGCCGCTGACCGCCACCGAGTTCGAGCTGCTGCGCTACCTCATGCGCAACCCCAAGCGGGTGCTGTCGAAGGCCCAGATCCTGGACCGCGTCTGGAGCTACGACTTCGGCGGCCAGGCCAACATCGTCGAGCTCTACATCTCCTACCTGCGCAAGAAGATCGACGCCGACCGCGAGCCGATGATCCACACCATGCGGGGCGCCGGGTATGTCCTCAAGCCCGCAGGCTGA
- a CDS encoding 3-hydroxyacyl-CoA dehydrogenase, whose product MTGWAGKVGRIRVIGTGVMGRGIAQLAATAGVTVELADVQPEAVAKAVEFIGGMIDKLAAKGKLDEDPQVVKDRLVPVAAPAAPADGVDLVLEAVREDLATKRALFADLERVCPQETIFATNTSSLSVTEIAAELADPGRLVGLHFFNPVPLMRLVEVVPGARTRDWLPGQALELVRGWGHEPVLAKDAPGFLVNHAGRGLNTEALQILAEALAGPADIDRVARDVLGLKLGPFELLDLTGLDVSHAVLESIWSGFHGDPRLRPSWLTRPRVAAGLFGRKNGEGFYSYVDGQQRVAEDPAVPPKPASPVFTADEHLARALSSAGVQVVSDAYPDSVLLVPLYGESTVDAAARAGLPPERVAGVDPLGGYERRLTMSVHPGLDPAAGRAAWGALAATGHPVTVVRDGPAPIAQRLLASIVNTACFIAGQHLATPADIDTAVRLGLGYPRGPLAWGDLVGGDVVLRILRGLAAATGDPRYRPSPWLTERVALGLPLTAAGTTPAGLRTS is encoded by the coding sequence GTGACGGGGTGGGCCGGGAAGGTCGGCAGGATCCGGGTGATCGGGACCGGGGTGATGGGCCGCGGGATCGCCCAGCTCGCCGCGACCGCGGGCGTGACTGTCGAGCTGGCCGACGTCCAGCCCGAAGCCGTCGCCAAGGCCGTCGAGTTCATCGGCGGGATGATCGACAAGCTCGCCGCCAAGGGCAAGCTCGACGAGGACCCGCAAGTGGTCAAGGACCGGCTGGTGCCGGTGGCCGCCCCCGCCGCCCCCGCGGACGGCGTCGACCTGGTGCTCGAAGCCGTGCGGGAAGACCTCGCGACGAAGCGTGCCCTGTTCGCCGACCTCGAGCGCGTCTGTCCACAGGAGACGATCTTCGCGACGAACACCAGTTCCCTGTCGGTCACCGAGATCGCCGCCGAACTGGCCGATCCCGGCAGGCTCGTCGGCCTCCACTTCTTCAACCCGGTGCCGCTGATGCGCCTGGTGGAGGTGGTGCCCGGCGCCCGCACCCGCGACTGGCTGCCCGGCCAGGCGCTCGAACTGGTCCGCGGCTGGGGCCACGAGCCGGTGCTGGCGAAGGACGCGCCCGGCTTCCTGGTCAACCACGCCGGCCGCGGCCTGAACACCGAGGCGCTGCAGATCCTCGCCGAGGCGCTGGCCGGGCCCGCCGACATCGACCGCGTCGCCCGCGACGTGCTCGGCCTGAAGCTCGGCCCGTTCGAGCTGCTCGACCTCACCGGCCTCGACGTGTCCCACGCCGTGCTGGAGAGCATCTGGAGCGGCTTCCACGGCGACCCGCGGCTGCGGCCGTCGTGGCTGACCCGGCCGCGCGTGGCCGCCGGGCTGTTCGGACGCAAGAACGGCGAAGGCTTCTACTCCTACGTCGACGGGCAGCAACGGGTCGCCGAGGACCCGGCGGTGCCGCCGAAGCCGGCGAGCCCGGTGTTCACCGCGGACGAGCACCTCGCCCGCGCGCTGTCGTCCGCGGGCGTCCAGGTGGTGTCCGACGCCTACCCGGACTCGGTCCTGCTCGTGCCGCTCTACGGCGAGTCCACTGTGGACGCCGCAGCCCGCGCCGGGCTGCCGCCGGAGCGCGTCGCCGGCGTCGACCCGCTCGGCGGCTACGAACGCCGCCTGACGATGTCGGTGCACCCCGGTCTCGACCCGGCCGCGGGCCGCGCCGCCTGGGGCGCGCTGGCCGCGACCGGCCACCCGGTGACGGTCGTCCGCGACGGGCCCGCCCCGATCGCGCAGCGGCTGCTGGCGTCGATCGTCAACACGGCGTGCTTCATCGCGGGCCAGCACCTGGCGACCCCGGCGGACATCGACACGGCGGTCCGGCTCGGCCTCGGCTACCCGCGCGGCCCGCTGGCCTGGGGCGACCTCGTCGGCGGCGACGTCGTGCTGCGCATCCTGCGCGGCCTGGCCGCGGCCACCGGGGACCCGCGCTACCGGCCGAGCCCGTGGCTCACCGAGCGCGTCGCCCTCGGCCTGCCGCTGACGGCGGCCGGAACGACCCCGGCCGGCCTGCGAACGTCCTGA
- a CDS encoding nitroreductase family deazaflavin-dependent oxidoreductase: MNDTRYIQPGKSTDIFNKVVAKLTELGVSVWGSRVLTVVGRKSGEPRSTPVNLLTVDGVRYLVAPRGETQWVRNLRAAGQGTLRVGRRVETFTFRELGHDEKPGILRAYLKRWKFEVGVFFDGVDDKASDEKLREIAPGYPIFEIFTK, encoded by the coding sequence ATGAACGACACCCGCTACATCCAGCCCGGCAAGTCCACCGACATCTTCAACAAGGTGGTCGCGAAGCTGACCGAGCTGGGCGTGAGCGTCTGGGGCAGCCGGGTGCTGACCGTCGTCGGCCGCAAGAGCGGCGAGCCGCGCTCGACCCCGGTCAACCTGCTGACCGTCGACGGCGTCCGCTACCTCGTCGCCCCGCGCGGTGAGACGCAGTGGGTGCGCAACCTGCGCGCCGCGGGCCAGGGCACGCTGCGCGTCGGGCGCCGCGTCGAGACGTTCACCTTCCGCGAGCTGGGCCACGACGAGAAGCCGGGCATCCTCCGCGCTTACCTCAAGCGCTGGAAGTTCGAGGTCGGCGTGTTCTTCGACGGCGTCGATGACAAGGCGTCCGACGAGAAGCTGCGCGAGATCGCGCCGGGCTACCCGATCTTCGAGATCTTCACGAAGTAG
- a CDS encoding L,D-transpeptidase, with product MRIRRTLVGLSTLVTAVVLTACSATSGTGEVRLAADTPSAPQATSAPSTSTPSTSTPSTSAPAKETKAAPAKTAKPAMAAGVPCTITAKACVSLSGKQAWLLDEGKIVYGPVKMLPGKKDEPTPVGSFHVQYKEKMHLSTEFNGAPMPNSVFFAPGGIAFHEGSLGRYSAGCVHLSSAASLKFFNTLEKGDVVQVVR from the coding sequence ATGCGTATTCGGCGCACGCTGGTCGGCCTGTCCACTTTGGTCACCGCGGTGGTGCTGACCGCCTGCTCGGCGACGAGCGGCACCGGGGAGGTCCGGCTGGCCGCCGACACCCCGTCGGCGCCTCAGGCCACGTCGGCGCCGTCCACTTCGACGCCGTCCACTTCGACGCCGTCCACTTCGGCCCCGGCGAAGGAGACCAAGGCGGCTCCGGCGAAAACGGCGAAACCGGCGATGGCGGCCGGGGTGCCGTGCACGATCACGGCGAAAGCCTGTGTGTCCCTTTCGGGCAAGCAGGCTTGGCTGCTCGACGAAGGCAAGATCGTGTACGGCCCGGTGAAAATGTTGCCGGGTAAGAAGGACGAGCCGACTCCGGTGGGCAGTTTTCACGTACAATACAAGGAAAAGATGCACCTCAGCACCGAGTTCAACGGTGCACCGATGCCGAACTCGGTCTTCTTCGCCCCCGGCGGCATCGCGTTCCACGAGGGCAGCCTCGGCAGGTACTCGGCCGGCTGCGTGCACCTCTCGAGCGCGGCGTCACTGAAGTTCTTCAACACCCTGGAGAAGGGCGATGTAGTCCAGGTCGTCCGTTAG
- a CDS encoding sensor histidine kinase, with amino-acid sequence MQDIRGSLRRQSLLVALVCVVCDAALFSLRGPLGEAGWRAWVVLLAGIGVNAALAGAARYSGWVALAHALLFAGAPLLLCTCQGYVTGNNAGLLIAGFRAGAWLRPKPAVLALGALLAGVTVGCVEGGGRTAADWRLIAINVSVQALLPWLVGRYTTARRAYIADLEREAAERRLHEEEVVRRAVTEERTTIARDLHDVISHHVSAIGVHAGAARLGLPDGDSPVRKSLGAVESASRSAMADLRRLLDLLHAETTAAQPGLDNLDELVETVRAAGLPIRLTLRGEPRELPGSLDVALYRIVQEALTNALRHGEGPVEVELNHGRTEVVLTVTNGLRPDRSPPSEYAHRGLAGIRRRVTLFGGQVSYGEAGEDWQLRTTFPVEST; translated from the coding sequence GTGCAGGACATCAGGGGGTCACTGAGGCGGCAGTCGCTGCTGGTCGCCCTCGTCTGCGTCGTCTGCGACGCCGCCCTGTTCAGCCTCCGCGGCCCGCTCGGCGAAGCCGGCTGGCGCGCCTGGGTGGTGCTGCTGGCCGGGATCGGCGTCAACGCGGCCCTCGCCGGGGCCGCGCGGTACTCCGGCTGGGTGGCGCTCGCGCACGCCCTGCTCTTCGCGGGCGCGCCGCTGCTGCTCTGCACCTGCCAGGGGTACGTCACCGGCAACAACGCCGGGCTCCTCATCGCCGGGTTCCGGGCCGGGGCCTGGCTGCGGCCGAAACCGGCCGTGCTCGCGCTCGGCGCGCTGCTCGCCGGCGTCACCGTCGGCTGCGTCGAAGGCGGCGGGCGCACGGCGGCCGACTGGCGGTTGATCGCGATCAACGTCAGTGTGCAGGCGCTGCTGCCGTGGCTGGTCGGCCGGTACACGACCGCCCGGCGCGCCTACATCGCCGACCTCGAACGCGAAGCCGCCGAACGCCGTCTGCACGAAGAGGAGGTCGTGCGGAGGGCCGTCACCGAGGAACGCACGACGATCGCCCGCGACCTGCACGACGTCATCTCCCACCACGTCAGCGCGATCGGCGTGCACGCCGGCGCGGCCCGGCTCGGCCTGCCCGACGGCGACTCGCCGGTCCGGAAGTCCCTCGGCGCGGTCGAATCGGCGAGCCGTTCGGCGATGGCCGACCTGCGCCGGCTCCTCGACCTCCTGCACGCCGAAACCACCGCCGCCCAACCGGGTCTGGACAACCTCGACGAGCTGGTCGAGACCGTCCGCGCGGCCGGCCTGCCGATCCGGCTGACCCTGCGCGGCGAACCCCGCGAGCTGCCGGGCTCCCTCGACGTCGCGCTGTACCGGATCGTGCAGGAGGCCCTGACCAACGCGCTGCGCCACGGCGAAGGCCCGGTCGAGGTGGAGCTGAACCACGGCCGCACCGAGGTCGTGCTCACGGTGACCAACGGGCTGCGGCCGGACCGCAGCCCGCCGAGCGAATACGCGCATCGCGGCCTGGCGGGGATCCGCCGGCGCGTCACGCTGTTCGGCGGCCAGGTCTCCTACGGCGAGGCCGGCGAGGACTGGCAGCTGCGCACGACCTTCCCGGTGGAGAGCACATGA
- a CDS encoding glycosyltransferase family 39 protein, which yields MTTTLSAPEHAQPAPQAARKPRWVKPSVTALLLGTGLLYLWDLAENRWGNDFYAMAVQAGTGNWKALFFGSLDPGNVVTVDKPPFSLWLMGLSGRIFGFSSWSLLVPDALAGVASVGLLYLAVRRLSGPGAGLLAGAALALTPVAALMFRYDNPDAFLVLLLVAGAYCVVRALEHASTKWLVLAGVAIGFGFLDKMLQAFVVLPAFVLTYAVAAPTSPGRRIGQLFAAAGAVLVSAGWWVVAVALWPVADRPYISGSTDNTVLELAFGYNGLGRIFGEGRGGGGGGTFAPPSGARGGFGGFGGQTGLTRLFGGEFGGEASWLLPAALLGLAAGLWFTRRAPRTDRTRAALLLWGGWLVVTTLVFSYMSGIIHPYYTVALAPGIAATLGISARELWRGRANFAARAVLAVMLAVTAVWGFVLLARTPDWQPWVRYALLVLSAAAVVALLFGADRFRRLGPVVAALGLCGALLGTTSFTLATASTAHSGGTPSSGPAVASGRGFGGGPRGFGAGQADTAVIDLLKNTTTKWAAAQSGAMQSAGLALESGRPVLAIGGFSGSDPAPTLRQFQQYVADGDIRYYVAGGRGGFGGGRGTAGEIQAWVEQSFAPVTVGGTTVYDLAKSIA from the coding sequence ATGACGACCACGCTGTCGGCGCCCGAACACGCCCAGCCCGCGCCCCAGGCCGCCCGGAAACCCCGGTGGGTCAAGCCTTCCGTGACCGCCCTGCTGCTCGGCACCGGCCTGCTCTACCTGTGGGACCTGGCGGAAAACCGCTGGGGCAACGACTTCTACGCGATGGCCGTGCAGGCCGGGACGGGGAACTGGAAGGCGCTGTTCTTCGGTTCGCTCGATCCGGGCAACGTCGTCACCGTGGACAAACCGCCGTTTTCCCTGTGGCTCATGGGGTTGTCCGGCCGGATCTTCGGCTTCTCCAGCTGGAGCCTGCTCGTACCGGACGCGCTCGCCGGGGTCGCGTCGGTCGGCCTGCTCTACCTCGCCGTGCGGCGGCTGTCCGGGCCGGGTGCCGGGCTGCTGGCCGGGGCCGCGCTCGCGCTGACCCCGGTCGCCGCGCTGATGTTCCGCTACGACAACCCCGACGCGTTCCTCGTGCTGCTGCTCGTCGCCGGCGCGTACTGCGTCGTGCGCGCGCTGGAGCACGCGAGCACGAAGTGGCTCGTGCTCGCCGGGGTCGCGATCGGGTTCGGTTTCCTCGACAAGATGCTGCAGGCGTTCGTCGTCCTGCCCGCGTTCGTGCTGACCTACGCCGTCGCGGCGCCGACGTCGCCCGGGCGGCGGATAGGGCAGCTGTTCGCCGCCGCGGGCGCGGTGCTCGTCTCCGCCGGCTGGTGGGTCGTGGCCGTCGCGCTGTGGCCGGTCGCGGACCGGCCCTACATCAGCGGGTCGACCGACAACACCGTGCTGGAACTGGCCTTCGGCTACAACGGCCTCGGCCGCATCTTCGGCGAAGGCCGCGGCGGTGGCGGCGGCGGGACGTTCGCCCCGCCGTCCGGGGCCCGCGGCGGGTTCGGCGGATTCGGCGGGCAGACCGGGCTGACGCGGTTGTTCGGCGGCGAGTTCGGCGGCGAAGCGTCGTGGCTGCTGCCCGCGGCGCTGCTCGGCCTGGCCGCCGGGCTCTGGTTCACCCGCCGCGCGCCGCGCACCGACCGGACGCGGGCGGCGCTGCTGCTGTGGGGCGGCTGGCTGGTCGTCACCACGCTCGTGTTCAGCTACATGAGCGGCATCATCCACCCGTACTACACGGTCGCGCTGGCCCCCGGGATCGCCGCCACGCTGGGGATCTCCGCGCGTGAGCTCTGGCGCGGCCGGGCGAACTTCGCGGCCCGCGCGGTGCTGGCCGTCATGCTCGCGGTGACCGCGGTCTGGGGGTTCGTGCTCCTCGCGCGGACGCCGGACTGGCAGCCGTGGGTGCGCTACGCGCTTCTCGTGCTCAGCGCGGCCGCGGTGGTGGCGCTGCTCTTCGGTGCCGATCGGTTCCGGCGGCTGGGCCCGGTCGTGGCCGCACTCGGCCTGTGCGGCGCACTGCTCGGGACCACGTCCTTCACGCTGGCCACGGCGTCGACCGCCCATTCCGGCGGGACGCCGTCGTCCGGGCCGGCCGTCGCGAGTGGACGCGGCTTCGGCGGTGGCCCGCGGGGCTTCGGCGCGGGTCAGGCCGACACGGCGGTGATCGACCTGCTGAAGAACACGACGACGAAGTGGGCGGCGGCGCAGAGCGGCGCGATGCAGTCGGCCGGGCTGGCGCTGGAGAGCGGACGGCCGGTGCTCGCGATCGGCGGGTTCAGCGGCAGCGACCCCGCGCCGACGCTGCGGCAGTTCCAGCAGTACGTCGCCGATGGTGACATCCGTTACTACGTCGCCGGTGGGCGAGGCGGCTTCGGGGGCGGCCGGGGGACCGCGGGCGAGATCCAGGCCTGGGTCGAGCAGAGCTTCGCCCCGGTCACCGTCGGGGGCACGACCGTCTACGATCTGGCTAAATCTATCGCTTGA